A genomic segment from Blastococcus colisei encodes:
- a CDS encoding tripartite tricarboxylate transporter TctB family protein: MSAPSGKRSVSVEHAVAYGLLTAIGLLALVTAIGYGLFKDGNRVGPGLVPAVVGAGIVLIGGWEFIGTLRGRRDDHTHGLAEVAASATSATTAPAATAGAVVAGTAGGGGSATPGAADDDDVDIYGRTAATRARQLWTVFGALVVAVLLVPLLGFLGAFFVLSVFVSAVVERRAWLPSVVISLVAVVVVWAVFALFLNVPLPDGLIGIGG, encoded by the coding sequence GTGAGCGCCCCCTCCGGCAAGCGGAGCGTCTCGGTGGAGCACGCCGTCGCCTACGGGCTGCTCACCGCGATCGGACTCCTCGCCCTCGTCACCGCGATCGGCTACGGCCTCTTCAAGGACGGCAATCGGGTCGGTCCCGGGCTCGTCCCCGCCGTGGTCGGCGCCGGGATCGTGCTGATCGGCGGCTGGGAGTTCATCGGGACGCTCCGCGGCCGGAGGGACGATCACACGCACGGCCTGGCGGAGGTCGCGGCCTCGGCCACCTCGGCCACCACCGCCCCGGCCGCCACGGCCGGGGCGGTGGTGGCCGGCACCGCCGGCGGCGGCGGGAGCGCGACCCCTGGCGCCGCGGACGACGACGACGTCGACATCTACGGCCGGACGGCGGCCACGCGGGCCCGCCAGCTGTGGACGGTGTTCGGCGCCCTCGTCGTCGCGGTCCTCCTCGTTCCCCTGCTGGGCTTCCTCGGCGCCTTCTTCGTGCTGTCGGTGTTCGTCTCCGCCGTCGTCGAGCGCCGCGCCTGGCTGCCCTCGGTCGTGATCTCCCTCGTGGCGGTCGTGGTCGTGTGGGCCGTGTTCGCCCTGTTCCTCAACGTGCCGCTGCCCGACGGCCTCATCGGGATCGGAGGCTGA
- a CDS encoding Bug family tripartite tricarboxylate transporter substrate binding protein — translation MKHSRSAVLATTSVLALTLAACGGESGGSADGGGDGGGFEPRGDVTMVVPFGAGGGSDLAGRATGTMIEAANEDLTVSVENREGGSGAVGYSYFLGESGNENLLLATETALLALPISGEVEFDYTDFTPIMKLADDFTLMIVNADSPWNSCADVVEAAETERITAGISGITGLDNIVFTLTEQETGVEFDRVPFESGGELTAALLGGQIDIASLNPGEIIGQLESGDVKALCAFSEERYEYEALADIETAAEQGIDVSFAQFRGVLAPGGISEEARQYWIDTMEAAVETEEYQTYIEDNYLQPNTAAGDEFVSYLEGNNELLQQVIGE, via the coding sequence GTGAAGCACTCGCGTTCCGCCGTCCTCGCCACGACCTCGGTCCTGGCGCTCACCCTCGCCGCCTGTGGCGGCGAGTCCGGCGGCTCTGCCGACGGCGGCGGCGACGGCGGCGGCTTCGAGCCGCGCGGCGACGTCACCATGGTCGTGCCGTTCGGCGCCGGCGGCGGCAGCGACCTGGCCGGCCGGGCCACCGGAACGATGATCGAGGCCGCGAACGAGGACCTCACCGTCTCCGTCGAGAACCGCGAGGGCGGCTCCGGCGCGGTGGGCTACTCCTACTTCCTCGGCGAGAGCGGCAACGAGAACCTGCTGCTGGCCACCGAGACGGCGCTGCTCGCCCTGCCGATCTCCGGCGAGGTGGAGTTCGACTACACCGACTTCACCCCGATCATGAAGCTGGCCGACGACTTCACCCTGATGATCGTCAACGCCGACAGCCCGTGGAACAGCTGCGCCGACGTCGTCGAGGCGGCGGAGACCGAGCGGATCACCGCCGGCATCAGCGGGATCACCGGCCTGGACAACATCGTCTTCACGCTCACCGAGCAGGAGACCGGCGTCGAGTTCGACCGCGTGCCCTTCGAGTCCGGTGGCGAGCTGACCGCGGCCCTCCTCGGCGGCCAGATCGACATCGCCTCCCTCAACCCCGGCGAGATCATCGGCCAGCTCGAGTCCGGCGACGTGAAGGCACTGTGCGCCTTCTCCGAGGAGCGCTACGAGTACGAGGCGCTGGCCGACATCGAGACGGCGGCGGAACAGGGGATCGACGTCTCCTTCGCCCAGTTCCGCGGGGTGCTCGCGCCCGGCGGCATCAGCGAGGAGGCGCGCCAGTACTGGATCGACACGATGGAGGCCGCGGTCGAGACCGAGGAGTACCAGACCTACATCGAGGACAACTACCTGCAGCCCAACACCGCCGCCGGTGACGAGTTCGTCTCCTACCTCGAGGGCAACAACGAGCTCCTGCAGCAGGTGATCGGCGAGTGA
- a CDS encoding thioesterase family protein: MSSTLEPGVQGVLERTVEAEHCTRRGEYDIFSTPNLVLLLEEAAIEGLAPHLREDQASVGSKVDIAHTAPTLRGQKVTATATVTEVDRRRVVFDIRVEDDTEVIGTGTHERFVIDLPGFESRLAAKAEQVGGGTR, from the coding sequence ATGAGCAGCACTCTCGAACCCGGCGTCCAGGGCGTCCTGGAGCGCACCGTCGAGGCCGAGCACTGCACCCGCCGCGGCGAGTACGACATCTTCTCGACGCCGAACCTGGTGCTCCTGCTGGAGGAGGCGGCGATCGAGGGCCTGGCCCCGCACCTGCGCGAGGACCAGGCGAGCGTCGGCAGCAAGGTCGACATCGCGCACACCGCTCCGACGCTGCGCGGCCAGAAGGTCACGGCCACGGCGACCGTCACCGAGGTCGACCGGCGCCGCGTGGTCTTCGACATCCGCGTCGAGGACGACACCGAGGTCATCGGGACCGGCACCCACGAGCGGTTCGTCATCGACCTTCCCGGCTTCGAGTCCCGCCTGGCCGCCAAGGCCGAGCAGGTAGGCGGCGGTACCCGATGA
- a CDS encoding CaiB/BaiF CoA transferase family protein — translation MAVETNGPLAGITVLEVGAFMAAPFATMQLADLGARVLKVENPTGGDPVRDTGPFLDGESSPFVRLNRNKESVALDLKSPEGKQAFLRLAARADVLVENLRPGAMRGLGFGYEAIREVNPRIVYASASGWGQDGPLASLPGLDIMAQARGGLMSITGTPDGDPVKIGVPICDLVCAMYVALGVTAALKERDRSGEGQYLDVSLLESGVSFAIWEAGKFFATGEVGRPLGSAHQSTAPYQAVRTSDGHVTVGAVTPKTWKGLCAALGLEELLDDERYSDAATRHGHRDTLIPAIEAVTTTRTTDEVVAALDDAGVPCAPIADYGQVFTDDHLNQRNYFWDAPHPTLGPIRQLGSPMRLSRTPARQDSAGPQLGAGTRAALEWAEIPAGEVDALIESGVAADPAHAVAASPAVPPLPADDRPL, via the coding sequence ATGGCGGTCGAAACGAACGGTCCGCTGGCCGGGATCACCGTGCTCGAGGTCGGCGCCTTCATGGCCGCTCCCTTCGCCACGATGCAGCTGGCCGACCTCGGAGCCCGCGTCCTCAAGGTCGAGAACCCCACCGGTGGTGACCCCGTGCGGGACACCGGGCCGTTCCTCGACGGCGAGAGCTCCCCGTTCGTCCGGCTGAACCGGAACAAGGAGTCGGTGGCCCTCGACCTGAAGTCCCCGGAGGGCAAGCAGGCGTTCCTGCGCCTGGCCGCCCGGGCCGACGTCCTCGTCGAGAACCTGCGTCCCGGCGCCATGCGGGGTCTGGGCTTCGGCTACGAGGCGATCCGCGAGGTCAACCCGCGGATCGTCTACGCGTCCGCGTCGGGCTGGGGCCAGGACGGCCCGCTGGCCTCCCTGCCGGGGCTGGACATCATGGCCCAGGCCCGCGGCGGGCTGATGAGCATCACCGGCACCCCGGACGGCGACCCGGTCAAGATCGGCGTGCCGATCTGCGACCTGGTCTGCGCCATGTACGTCGCCCTCGGCGTGACCGCCGCCCTCAAGGAGCGGGACCGCTCCGGAGAAGGCCAGTACCTGGACGTGTCGCTGCTGGAGAGCGGGGTGTCCTTCGCCATCTGGGAGGCCGGGAAGTTCTTCGCGACGGGCGAGGTCGGCCGGCCGCTGGGCTCGGCGCACCAGAGCACCGCCCCCTACCAGGCGGTGCGCACCTCCGACGGCCACGTCACCGTCGGCGCCGTCACCCCGAAGACGTGGAAGGGGTTGTGCGCCGCGCTCGGCCTGGAGGAGCTGCTCGACGACGAGCGCTACTCCGACGCCGCCACGCGGCACGGCCACCGGGACACCCTCATCCCCGCGATCGAGGCCGTCACCACCACCCGGACGACCGACGAGGTGGTCGCCGCGCTGGACGACGCGGGGGTGCCCTGCGCCCCGATCGCCGACTACGGCCAGGTGTTCACCGACGACCACCTGAACCAGCGCAACTACTTCTGGGACGCGCCGCACCCGACGCTCGGGCCGATCCGCCAGCTCGGGTCGCCGATGCGCCTGTCCCGGACCCCCGCCCGCCAGGACTCCGCCGGCCCGCAGCTGGGAGCGGGCACCCGCGCCGCGCTCGAGTGGGCGGAGATCCCGGCCGGCGAAGTCGACGCGCTGATCGAGTCCGGGGTGGCCGCCGACCCGGCGCACGCCGTGGCCGCCTCCCCCGCGGTACCGCCCCTGCCCGCCGACGACCGACCCCTCTGA
- a CDS encoding GntR family transcriptional regulator, translated as MTAASEPVSSARRIEAPPSMSALAAEALRQMVLSGELRPGDRVIENRLTEELGVSRPPLREAMRVLEQEGLIVQTPRKGAVVAPVTPHDIYEIVSLREEIEQIAVRLGVPVRSGERLDRLRQAFAELEAAAEEAGAPRVVECSFAFHLAIVGLAGHRRLEDVYRSLSLQMRMCMAMNRRARAPIETARQDAARHRPLMDLVEAGDAEAMAHTLAHHGQRTYLLSIADDAEGHSPESRAWFARIRREEEEAMRHDGHR; from the coding sequence GTGACCGCTGCTTCGGAACCCGTGTCCTCCGCGCGCCGTATCGAGGCGCCGCCGAGCATGTCCGCCCTGGCCGCCGAGGCTCTCCGCCAGATGGTGCTCAGCGGCGAGCTGCGCCCGGGAGACCGCGTCATCGAGAACCGGCTCACCGAGGAGCTGGGCGTGAGCCGCCCCCCGCTGCGCGAGGCGATGCGGGTGCTCGAGCAGGAAGGTCTGATCGTCCAGACCCCGCGCAAGGGCGCCGTCGTCGCGCCGGTCACGCCGCACGACATCTACGAGATCGTCTCGTTGCGCGAGGAGATCGAGCAGATCGCCGTCCGGCTGGGTGTGCCGGTCCGCTCCGGCGAACGGCTGGACCGGCTGCGCCAGGCGTTCGCCGAGCTCGAGGCCGCCGCCGAGGAGGCGGGCGCGCCGCGGGTGGTGGAGTGCAGCTTCGCCTTCCACCTGGCGATCGTCGGGCTGGCCGGGCACCGGCGGCTCGAGGACGTCTACCGGTCCCTGTCGCTGCAGATGCGCATGTGCATGGCCATGAACCGGCGGGCTCGCGCCCCGATCGAGACCGCGCGCCAGGACGCCGCCCGCCACCGCCCGCTCATGGACCTCGTCGAGGCCGGCGACGCCGAGGCCATGGCGCACACCCTGGCCCACCACGGGCAGCGCACGTACCTGCTGAGCATCGCGGACGACGCCGAGGGCCACTCGCCCGAGTCGCGGGCGTGGTTCGCACGGATCCGCCGTGAGGAAGAGGAGGCGATGCGGCATGACGGACACCGCTGA
- a CDS encoding FAS1-like dehydratase domain-containing protein produces MTDTAETGTGSLEALQAAIGWTAEERVDVVERRHLRDYRRAIGADENGTDVPATITACFLTEPPTMPEALAYGLGWINGGDRFEVHRPLQLGDEVTSQLTFTGVEEKKGRTGTLALLTFVTEFRLTDGTLAVRHVGTRVRR; encoded by the coding sequence ATGACGGACACCGCTGAGACGGGTACCGGCTCGCTGGAGGCACTGCAGGCAGCGATCGGCTGGACCGCCGAGGAACGCGTCGACGTCGTCGAGCGGCGGCACCTGCGCGACTACCGGCGGGCCATCGGCGCGGACGAGAACGGCACCGACGTGCCGGCCACGATCACCGCCTGCTTCCTCACCGAGCCGCCGACCATGCCGGAGGCCCTGGCCTACGGCCTGGGATGGATCAACGGGGGCGACCGGTTCGAGGTCCACCGCCCGCTGCAGCTCGGCGACGAGGTCACCTCGCAGCTGACCTTCACCGGCGTCGAGGAGAAGAAGGGCCGCACCGGCACCCTCGCCCTGCTCACCTTCGTCACCGAATTCCGGCTGACGGACGGGACGCTGGCGGTCCGCCACGTCGGGACGCGGGTGCGGCGATGA
- a CDS encoding MaoC/PaaZ C-terminal domain-containing protein, with product MTDPQAEQTIRVETASLRTLVQYAGASGDFYEMHYDIPFAQARGHRELAVHGLLKTAWLGRLVEEWFAGRGAITVLDVSYRGMDFRDEPVTCGGRVTGRDGDRLALEVWTASADGTRTTIGTAEVELAEGPA from the coding sequence ATGACCGACCCGCAGGCGGAGCAGACCATCCGCGTCGAGACGGCGTCGTTGCGCACGCTCGTGCAGTACGCCGGTGCCAGCGGCGACTTCTACGAGATGCACTACGACATCCCCTTCGCGCAGGCGCGCGGCCACCGCGAGCTGGCGGTGCACGGGCTGCTGAAGACCGCCTGGCTCGGCCGGCTGGTGGAGGAGTGGTTCGCCGGACGGGGCGCGATCACCGTCCTGGACGTGAGCTACCGCGGCATGGACTTCCGCGACGAGCCGGTCACCTGCGGAGGCCGGGTCACCGGTCGCGACGGCGACCGCCTCGCGCTCGAGGTCTGGACGGCGAGCGCGGACGGCACGAGGACGACCATCGGAACGGCCGAGGTCGAGCTGGCGGAGGGCCCGGCATGA
- a CDS encoding U32 family peptidase, producing MTLERINSLCAGLGHPVLTDGADSTGRFPDGSRYKVEIPSCEGPDVMAAVLDEADRRGVPVHRVSQGSGVMMLTDAEIERMAALGAEHGVEVNLFLGPRSSWDIGGQAKVSAAVGAAARGNAAVAASLCDAERAVRLGIRSLLVGDLGVLALLGRMKRDGQLPEDLVLKTSVLMPLSNGPTAALYEQVGATSLNISTDLTVPQIAEIRAATTVPIDMYVEVPDDQGGAVRFYDVPEVVRVAAPVYLKLGLRNAPNIYPVGGHIGAMAQNLGRERVRRAELVLRLLSELAPQLATDATPAAVAG from the coding sequence ATGACCCTGGAACGCATCAACAGCCTCTGCGCCGGCCTGGGGCACCCCGTGCTCACCGACGGGGCGGACTCCACGGGCCGCTTCCCCGACGGCTCCCGGTACAAGGTGGAGATCCCCAGCTGCGAAGGCCCCGACGTCATGGCGGCCGTCCTCGACGAGGCCGACCGCCGCGGGGTGCCGGTCCACCGGGTCTCGCAGGGCAGCGGCGTGATGATGCTGACCGACGCCGAGATCGAGCGGATGGCGGCCCTGGGCGCCGAGCACGGCGTGGAGGTCAACCTCTTCCTCGGGCCGCGCAGCTCCTGGGACATCGGCGGCCAGGCCAAGGTATCGGCCGCCGTCGGCGCCGCCGCCCGCGGGAACGCCGCCGTCGCCGCCTCCCTCTGCGACGCCGAACGCGCCGTCCGGCTCGGGATCCGCAGCCTCCTGGTCGGCGACCTGGGCGTCCTCGCCCTGCTGGGCCGGATGAAGCGCGACGGGCAGCTGCCCGAGGACCTCGTGCTGAAGACGTCGGTGCTGATGCCGCTGTCCAACGGCCCGACCGCGGCCCTCTACGAGCAGGTCGGGGCGACCAGCCTCAACATCTCCACCGACTTGACCGTCCCGCAGATCGCCGAGATCCGGGCGGCCACGACGGTGCCGATCGACATGTACGTCGAGGTGCCCGACGACCAGGGCGGCGCCGTCCGCTTCTACGACGTCCCGGAGGTCGTCCGCGTGGCGGCACCGGTCTACCTGAAGCTCGGGCTGCGCAACGCCCCGAACATCTACCCGGTCGGCGGGCACATCGGCGCCATGGCCCAGAACCTGGGCCGGGAGCGCGTCCGCCGGGCGGAACTCGTCCTGCGGCTGCTCTCCGAGCTCGCGCCGCAGCTGGCCACCGACGCGACCCCGGCCGCCGTCGCCGGCTGA
- a CDS encoding dihydrodipicolinate synthase family protein, translated as MPPLFTGVGVALVTLFDDDRRLDTAATADFAVRLTELGMRSVLLAGTTGEAMSLSADERSALIQAVRAAVPADVPVLAGTGAPTGAQAADLTERAFDAGADAALVLSPPAVADPRPYYDRVAKASDGRPLLAYHFPFAASPGIPVEVLPDLPVTGLKDSSGDAGRLLDELEVFDRDIYVGATTVLTMGGAVGATGAILVLANAEPERCIAAFAGDGKAQVELAAPHRASMVGFPAGIKNLVAERFGVSAVARVGT; from the coding sequence ATGCCCCCGCTGTTCACCGGTGTCGGCGTCGCGCTCGTCACCCTGTTCGACGACGACCGCCGCCTCGATACGGCCGCGACCGCCGACTTCGCCGTCCGGCTGACCGAGCTCGGCATGCGGTCGGTGCTGCTCGCCGGGACGACGGGGGAGGCCATGTCACTGTCGGCCGACGAGCGGAGCGCGCTGATCCAGGCCGTCCGCGCCGCCGTCCCCGCCGACGTCCCGGTCCTGGCCGGCACCGGCGCCCCCACCGGGGCGCAGGCCGCCGACCTCACCGAGCGCGCCTTCGACGCCGGCGCCGACGCCGCACTGGTCCTCTCGCCGCCCGCCGTCGCCGACCCGCGGCCGTACTACGACCGCGTCGCCAAGGCATCGGACGGCCGGCCGCTGCTGGCCTACCACTTCCCCTTCGCCGCCTCCCCCGGCATCCCGGTCGAGGTGCTGCCCGACCTCCCGGTCACCGGGCTCAAGGACTCCTCCGGCGACGCCGGGCGGCTGCTCGACGAGCTGGAGGTCTTCGACCGCGACATCTACGTCGGCGCCACCACCGTGCTGACGATGGGCGGCGCGGTCGGGGCCACCGGCGCGATCCTGGTCCTGGCCAACGCCGAGCCCGAGCGCTGCATCGCCGCGTTCGCCGGCGACGGCAAGGCCCAGGTGGAACTGGCCGCTCCGCACCGCGCCTCGATGGTCGGCTTCCCGGCCGGCATCAAGAACCTGGTCGCCGAGCGCTTCGGCGTCTCGGCGGTCGCCCGGGTCGGGACGTGA
- a CDS encoding glycerate kinase produces the protein MLAAPDKFRGSATAPEVAAAIAAAAGAAGWNSVQLPLADGGEGTLDAFGGANRTTTVPGPLGTPVDAPWRMGDDGVAVVESARASGLDLAGGAEGNDPVGATSRGTGELVAAALAEGARRVIVSLGGSATTDGGFDTVEVLEAHGPFDGRDGRPEMLVACDVRTTFSDAAIVFGPQKGASPEQVVELTGRLDRLASLYRQRYGIDLAEVPGSGAAGGLGGAFAALGARLVPGFGLVAEHTRLSEAVRSADAVVTGEGKLDAESFNGKVVGGVLDLARAHGVPVLVVAGAVEEHVAAPATAVSLLDSFGPEAAWGDPLGCIERATTRWLREEGARP, from the coding sequence GTGCTCGCCGCCCCGGACAAGTTCCGCGGCTCGGCCACCGCCCCGGAGGTCGCCGCCGCGATCGCGGCCGCCGCCGGAGCAGCGGGCTGGAACAGCGTGCAGCTGCCCCTGGCCGACGGCGGCGAGGGCACCCTCGACGCGTTCGGCGGCGCCAACCGGACCACGACCGTCCCCGGCCCGCTCGGGACGCCGGTCGACGCGCCGTGGCGGATGGGGGACGACGGGGTGGCGGTGGTCGAGAGCGCCCGCGCCTCCGGTCTCGACCTGGCGGGCGGAGCCGAGGGCAACGATCCGGTCGGCGCCACCAGCCGGGGCACCGGCGAGCTCGTGGCCGCCGCCCTCGCCGAGGGCGCCCGTCGCGTGATCGTGAGCCTCGGCGGCTCGGCCACCACCGACGGTGGCTTCGACACCGTCGAGGTGCTCGAGGCGCACGGACCGTTCGACGGCCGGGACGGACGGCCGGAGATGCTGGTCGCCTGCGACGTGCGCACGACGTTCTCCGACGCCGCGATCGTCTTCGGCCCGCAGAAGGGCGCCTCCCCCGAGCAGGTGGTCGAGCTGACCGGCCGGCTGGACCGGCTGGCCTCGCTCTACCGGCAGCGCTACGGGATCGACCTGGCGGAGGTCCCGGGCTCGGGAGCCGCCGGCGGCCTGGGGGGCGCGTTCGCGGCGCTGGGCGCCCGGCTCGTGCCAGGGTTCGGGCTGGTCGCCGAGCACACGAGGCTGTCCGAGGCCGTCCGCTCGGCCGATGCCGTCGTCACCGGCGAGGGCAAGCTCGACGCCGAGTCCTTCAACGGCAAGGTCGTGGGCGGCGTCCTGGACCTGGCGCGGGCACACGGCGTGCCGGTGCTGGTCGTCGCGGGCGCCGTCGAGGAGCACGTCGCCGCGCCGGCGACCGCGGTGTCCCTGCTGGACTCCTTCGGCCCGGAAGCCGCCTGGGGCGATCCGCTGGGCTGCATCGAACGAGCCACGACGAGGTGGCTGCGAGAGGAAGGGGCACGACCGTGA
- a CDS encoding FAD-binding oxidoreductase — protein sequence MSAPIDVLEGQLPEGSVVIDPATSEGYRHDSASFCAAGTPLAVVRPTTTEQVQTVLRWASAHRVPVVPQGARTGLSGGANAVDGALMVSMVRMNRVVEIDQVDQVAVVEPGVINADLSRAVADVGLFYPPDPSSWEMSTIGGNLATNAGGLCCVKYGVTADFVRGLEVVLADGEVVRVGRRTAKGVAGYDLTRLMVGSEGTLGIITQATLALRPAPEPALTMAAVFDKTADAMTAVARIMASGLRPSMMEFLDRSSIRAVQAYRDMGLPVDAEALLIAQSDRGSLAAADVAAMGAMCEELGAAEVAVAGDAAESAMLTQARRLVNPAVEELGATLVDDVAVPRARLVDLLAGMDRIAADNDVLVVCPGHIGDGNMHPTVVFDRGDAAAAERAQLAFDAIMRLALELGGTITGEHGVGLLKKTWLRRELGERSYALQRSIKSVFDPQGILNPGKVL from the coding sequence GTGAGCGCACCCATCGACGTGCTCGAGGGCCAGCTGCCCGAGGGCAGCGTCGTCATCGACCCCGCCACCAGCGAGGGCTACCGGCACGACAGCGCCAGCTTCTGCGCCGCGGGCACGCCGCTGGCCGTCGTCCGCCCCACCACGACCGAGCAGGTGCAGACCGTGCTGCGGTGGGCGTCGGCGCACCGTGTCCCGGTCGTGCCCCAGGGCGCCCGGACCGGCCTCTCGGGCGGCGCCAACGCGGTCGACGGCGCACTGATGGTCTCGATGGTGCGGATGAACCGCGTCGTGGAGATCGACCAGGTCGACCAGGTGGCGGTCGTCGAGCCCGGCGTGATCAACGCCGACCTGTCCCGTGCGGTGGCCGACGTCGGGCTGTTCTACCCGCCGGACCCGTCGTCGTGGGAGATGTCCACGATCGGCGGCAACCTCGCCACCAACGCCGGCGGGCTCTGCTGCGTCAAGTACGGCGTCACCGCCGACTTCGTCCGGGGCCTGGAGGTGGTGCTCGCCGACGGCGAGGTGGTGCGGGTCGGACGCCGGACCGCCAAGGGCGTGGCCGGCTACGACCTCACCCGGCTGATGGTGGGCTCCGAGGGCACCCTCGGGATCATCACCCAGGCCACACTGGCCCTGCGGCCCGCGCCGGAACCCGCCCTGACGATGGCCGCCGTGTTCGACAAGACCGCCGACGCCATGACGGCCGTCGCGCGGATCATGGCCTCGGGCCTGCGCCCCTCGATGATGGAGTTCCTGGACAGGTCCTCGATCCGCGCCGTCCAGGCCTATCGCGACATGGGGCTGCCCGTGGACGCCGAGGCCCTGCTGATCGCGCAGTCCGACCGAGGCTCGCTGGCCGCAGCCGACGTCGCCGCCATGGGTGCGATGTGCGAGGAGCTGGGGGCCGCCGAGGTCGCCGTCGCCGGGGACGCGGCCGAGTCCGCCATGCTGACCCAGGCCCGGCGGCTGGTGAACCCCGCGGTCGAGGAGCTGGGCGCGACGCTCGTCGACGACGTCGCCGTCCCCCGGGCCCGCCTGGTGGACCTGCTGGCGGGCATGGACCGGATCGCCGCCGACAACGACGTGCTCGTCGTCTGCCCCGGCCACATCGGCGACGGCAACATGCACCCCACCGTGGTCTTCGACCGGGGCGATGCCGCCGCGGCGGAGCGCGCCCAGCTCGCCTTCGACGCGATCATGCGGCTGGCCCTCGAGCTCGGCGGCACCATCACCGGCGAGCACGGCGTCGGCCTGCTCAAGAAGACCTGGCTGCGCCGCGAGCTCGGCGAGCGGTCCTACGCGCTGCAGCGGAGCATCAAATCGGTGTTCGACCCGCAGGGGATCCTCAATCCCGGCAAGGTTCTCTGA